From the Kogia breviceps isolate mKogBre1 chromosome 15, mKogBre1 haplotype 1, whole genome shotgun sequence genome, one window contains:
- the GALR1 gene encoding galanin receptor type 1, with the protein MELAAGNLSEGNASGPEPPAAEPGPLFGIGVENLITLLVFGLIFALGVLGNSLVIAVLARSKPGRPRSTTNLFVLNLSVADLAYLLFCIPFQATVYALPTWVLGAFACKFVHYFFTVSMLVSIFTLAAMSVDRYVAIVHSRRSSALRVSRNALLGVGVIWALSIAMASPVAYHQRLFHRDAGNQTFCWEQWSSQRHKKAYVVCTFVFGYLLPLLLICFCYAKVLNHLHKKLKNVSKKSEASKKKTAQTVLVVVVVFGVSWLPHHVIHLWAEFGVFPLTPTSFLFRITAHCLAYSNSSVNPIIYAFLSENFRKAYKQVFKCHVRNKSPLNDTKENRSRIDTPPSTNCTHM; encoded by the exons ATGGAGCTGGCGGCCGGGAACCTCAGCGAGGGGAACGCGAGCGGGCCCGAGCCCCCTGCCGCGGAGCCCGGGCCTCTCTTCGGCATCGGCGTGGAGAACTTGATCACGCTGCTGGTGTTCGGCCTGATCTTCGCGCTCGGCGTGCTGGGCAACAGCCTGGTGATCGCGGTGCTGGCGCGCAGCAAGCCGGGCAGGCCGCGCAGCACCACGAACCTGTTCGTCCTCAACCTGAGCGTCGCCGACCTGGCCTACCTGCTCTTCTGCATCCCCTTCCAGGCCACGGTGTACGCCCTGCCCACCTGGGTGCTGGGCGCCTTCGCCTGCAAGTTCGTGCACTACTTCTTCACCGTGTCCATGCTGGTCAGCATCTTCACCCTGGCCGCGATGTCGGTGGACCGCTACGTGGCCATCGTACACTCGCGGCGCTCCTCCGCCCTGCGCGTGTCCCGCAACGCGCTGCTGGGCGTGGGCGTCATCTGGGCGCTGTCCATCGCCATGGCCTCGCCGGTGGCCTACCACCAGCGCCTCTTCCACCGGGACGCCGGCAACCAGACCTTCTGCTGGGAGCAGTGGTCCAGCCAGCGCCACAAGAAGGCCTACGTGGTGTGCACCTTCGTCTTCGGCTAcctgctgcccctcctcctcatctGCTTCTGCTACGCCAAG GTCCTTAATCATTTGCATAAAAAGTTGAAGAACGTGTCCAAGAAGTCAGAGGCATCGAAGAAAAAG ACCGCGCAGACGGTGCTGGTGGTGGTCGTGGTGTTCGGGGTCTCCTGGCTGCCTCACCACGTCATCCACCTCTGGGCTGAGTTTGGGGTCTTCCCACTGACGcccacctccttcctcttccGGATCACCGCCCACTGCCTGGCGTACAGTAATTCCTCCGTGAACCCCATCATTTACGCGTTTCTCTCTGAAAACTTCAGGAAGGCTTATAAGCAGGTGTTCAAGTGCCACGTTCGCAACAAGTCACCTCTTAATGACACTAAAGAAAACAGAAGTCGAATAGACACCCCGCCATCAACCAATTGCACCCACATGTGA